The Gracilimonas sediminicola sequence CCAGCGCAAAATCGGCCAGCAGTACAAAGATACAACTTAAAACCGTTGCTTGTGTAGTTGCGGTTCCCACCCCTTCGGCTCCGCCAAAAGCAAAATATCCTTTAAAACAGGAAATGGATGTAATCACAAAGCCAAAAACAACCGACTTCAATAGCCCGAAAATAATATCCGATTCAAAAAAGAAAGCGCGGGCGCCTTCCATAAATTCAGCTGCGGGCAGAATGCCATCCAACGCTCCGGCTGTCACACCCCCGATAATTCCAAAAACGGCAGCGGTAACATAAAGCACGGGAAACATCAGCAGTCCGGCTAAAATGCGCGGCACTACTAAAAAAGAGACGGAGTTAAAGCCCATCGATTCTAATGCATCTATCTGCTCGCTTACACGCATGGTTCCCAATTCCGTGGAAATTCGGGCGCCCACTTTTCCGGCCAAAACCAGCGCACTGATTACAGCCGCCAACTCAATAACAATAGACTGGGCCACAATAGAGCCAATGATGGAGCTGGGATAAATGTCGGTATCCAGCTGGTAAGCCGTTTGAAGGGTAAGTACGGCACCTGTAAAAATACCCACCAAAAAGATGATGGGGATAGACTCATAGCCAACCTTCACAAACTCCTGGAACAGGTTGTTGCGATAAGTACTAAACTCGGTGGATGAACGTAATGCCTGGTATAAAAGCTTGGCGTACTGGCCAAATTGTCTTAAACCGGCCGCGCCTGGGAAGTTGGAAATCATTTCTTAATCAATAATCTTGACGTATTGCCGAAGCATTTGATTATATTACAAAAGATTTTTGCCAATTGTGATTTATAAATAGTTAAATAACGTGCGATTCCTGTTAACCGTTTTGGTGTTTTTAGTTGGTGCCCAAGGTACGGTGGCACAGTCAAATACATCAAGTGTATTTCGTTTTTTGGATGTGCCTCCAACCGCCCGAACAGCCGCTCTTGGTGGAAATCATGCCGGATTATTCAACGCCGACTTCAGCCTGATCCACATAAATCCGGCGTACCTGAATAATGATGCATCCGGATCAATTTCAGCTTCCTATCTCAACTTCTTTTCGGATGCTAATATGGGCTTTACAAGTGGAGCTTACAAGTTTGAAAACATAGGGACTTTTGCGGCCGGAATTCGGTTTGTCGGTTACGGTGAATTTGACCGGCTGGATGAAGATGGTAATGACCTCGGTAATTTCAACGCGAACGATATAGCCCTTACCGGAGCATACAGTATGCCGATTGCTAAGAACATCACCGCCGGAGCGGGTATAGATTTTATTCACTCTTCCTATGCTTCCTATAAATCAAGTGCGGTGGCTTTTTCCGGCGGGTTTTTCTACCAGGATACCGCCAGCCATTTCAGTGCCGGGATCTCGATTCGCAATTTAGGAGGGCAGCTAACCGCATACGCAGATGATCGGGAGCCTTTACCGCTCGATGTGTCAGTGGGATTCACCAAAAAACCGGAAGCCTTCCCATTTCAGCTTAGCCTCACTTTTAAAAAATTGAACGATTGGGACTTACGAGTGTTCGGGGAAACGGGGCAACCCTCTTTTGTTGATAATGTATTCCGCCACGTGATTTTTGGTGGTGAAACCTACTTTGGAGAAAACGTGACTGTCAGGCTGGGGTACGATCATTATTTACACGAGCAGACCCAGACCGGGCAGGATTTTGACCTCGCGGGAATCGCTTTTGGAGTGGGAATCAATATTAAATCGATTGTAATTGACCTGAGCCGAAATTCCTATTCCCGGCTGGGCGGTGTAACAAGAATTAGTTTGAAGACCGACTTAGATTAGGCGAATTATGAAAGGCTTCTATTCATACAGTGTCGAAAATCCGGCTTTGTTTCGTATTGGTATCGCTTCGGTTATTATGATGATGATTTTTGTAATCGGTTCAACAGGCTATCATTACCTGGAGCAAATGAGCTGGTTCGATGGGTTCTATATGACCTTCATTACTATTTCTACCATTGGCTTCACGGAAATAAAAAACTTATCGGTTGATGGAAGGATATTTACCGTTGTAATTTTTGTGATGGGCATAGGTGTTATTTCTTACATTGCATCGCAGACAACACAGCTACTGTTTGAAAGTGAATTGTTCTTTGAGCGGGCAATGAAAAAACAATTACAGAAAATGGAGAATCATTACATCATTTGCGGATATGGAAGAATTGGCCATCGAATTGCCAAAGATTTAAGTGAAGCGGATTTACCGTTGGTAATTGTTGAAAACCGGAACTCCAGCATCGAAAAAATTAAAGAAGACCGGCTGACGTATGTAGAAGGTGATGCACAGGATGAGGAATCGTTGATAGAGGCAGGTATTATGAGAGCCAAAGGATTAATTTGCACACTTTCCAGCGACCAGGATAACGTATTTACTACTTTGCTGGCCCGGGAGCTGCGCCCTGATATTTTTATTTTGGTAAGAACCAATGAAAAGAAAAATCGCCGTAAAATTTTAAGAGCCGGTGCCGATAAAGTTATTTCCCCCTATGATATCGGTGCCGACCGGATGGCAAATGTGATTCTGCGACCCAATGTAGATCAGTTCATCGACAAAATGACGAGGGGAGACTTGCAGGATCACACTTTTGAAGAAGTACTGATTAGTGAGGATTCTGAGTTAGCCGGAAAATCATTGGTTGAGGTCAACGTTCGAAACAAATACGCTGTTTTGATTGTGGCCATCCTGTCGGAGGACGGAAGTATAAATTTTAATCCCGGAAGTGATTCTGTCATTAATTCCGGCGATTCTATGATTATCTTAGGGGATCCAGGTAAAATTCAAAAATTCAGAACGGAAGTATGTAAAGATAATCGCACGCTTTCGGAACGAGCAGAACAAATTCAATAGGTTACATAAAACGAATGATCAGATACATTACAGCCGGAGAATCACACGGGCCGTCACTAACGGGAATTGTAGAAGGGGTGCCGGCAGGATTGCCTCTCACCGAAGATGAAATTGCCACCCATCTGGTACGTCGTCAGCAGGGATACGGGCGCGGCGGACGAATGGCCTTTGAGAAAGATTTTGCCACGATCAGTTCAGGCCTCAGGTTCGGAAAAACCATGGGTGGCCCCATAGCTATGAGCATGCCCAATCGCGCTTTTGAAAAAGATGATGCCGGCTGGCCAACCGTGATGAACAAGAAGGAAGAGGCAGAGGGAATTGAGAAAATAACGCTTCCCCGCCCCGGGCATGCCGATTTGGTGGGCGCTCAGAAGTACAAGTTTGACGACATCCGTCCGGTAATTGAACGATCAAGTGCGCGGGAAACAGCTATGCGTGTGGCCTGCTGTAGTATTGCACGTGAGTTTTTAAAACACTTCGGTATCGAGATTGGAGGCCATGTGTTACGGATTGGTTCTGTGGGTTTTGAAGGATGGGATGAGGTTAGGTCTATAGCTGACCCACTGGCAGAACATGGAGCCGAGGCCATTTACAAAGCAGCCGATGAGTCGGATGTGCGCTGCCTCGATGAAGAGTTATCTGAACAAATGAGGGAAGAAATTAAAGTTCGCCGAAAAGAAGGCTCATCCCTTGGCGGGATTTATGAAATTGTGATTACCGGCTTGCCCGTTGGCTTGGGCAGTTACGTCCACTGGGATCGTAAGCTGGATGGTCAGCTTGCCCAGGCTATTATGTCAACCCAGGCCATGAAGGGCGTTGAAATCGGGCTTGGGTTTGAAGCCGGACATCGCCCCGGTCATGAAGTTCATGATGAAATTACGTACGAAGAAAATGACTTTAAGCGCCGCTCCAACCGAATGGGCGGTATCGAGGGCGGCATGAGTACCGGAATGCCGATTATTCTTCGTGGAGTGATGAAGCCCATTCCCACCATGCTGAACCCGTTGAGTACTGTGGACATGAAAACCAAAGAAGAAACAGAGACGCGTTACGAGCGGTCGGATGTATGTGCGCTGCCCAGAGCGGTTGTAGTTGCAGAGAGCGTACTTGCTCCCGTGCTTGCCAATGCATTCCTGGAAAAGTTTGGCGGCGATTCAATTGAAGACATCGAAGCAAATGTAAAGGCTGCTACACAATGAGTTCACGAATTTCCACGTTGGCACAAAAAGTAAAAGATCATCCGGATGACTCTTTCTACAAGTTTGCCCTGGCGCTGGAAATGCTGAAAATAGGAGAGACATCAAAAGCCAGAGTGTTGTTTGAGGCGATAAGAAACAGTGATCCAGACTATGTGGGTGTATATTACCATCTGGCAAAGTTGTACGAAGGATTGGATGAGAACAAAAAAGCGCTCGACACCTATAAAGAGGGTATAAAAGTAGCCGAGGCTCAAAATGACAATCACACAAAGTCTGAGCTGTCCGGGGCATTATTGAATCTTGAAATTGAAATGGACGAACAGTCATGAAGAATACACCTGGTTTTCTGAGAATACTATCTGCCCTTATTGTTTTTATGCTTTTTACCGGCGCGGGGCTGCTTGCCCAGGAAAGAGCAACCTACCAGGTTAAACAAGGAGATACTCTCTACGGAATTTCAAAGAAGCTGAATGTGACCATAGCTGAGCTAAAGCAGTGGAATGAGCTCACAGGAAATGAAATTGAACTTGGTCAGGAATTGGTTTATTTCATTTTAGAAGAGGAAGAAAACCAACCCGAGCCTCCGGCTGAAGAAGA is a genomic window containing:
- the aroC gene encoding chorismate synthase, producing the protein MRYITAGESHGPSLTGIVEGVPAGLPLTEDEIATHLVRRQQGYGRGGRMAFEKDFATISSGLRFGKTMGGPIAMSMPNRAFEKDDAGWPTVMNKKEEAEGIEKITLPRPGHADLVGAQKYKFDDIRPVIERSSARETAMRVACCSIAREFLKHFGIEIGGHVLRIGSVGFEGWDEVRSIADPLAEHGAEAIYKAADESDVRCLDEELSEQMREEIKVRRKEGSSLGGIYEIVITGLPVGLGSYVHWDRKLDGQLAQAIMSTQAMKGVEIGLGFEAGHRPGHEVHDEITYEENDFKRRSNRMGGIEGGMSTGMPIILRGVMKPIPTMLNPLSTVDMKTKEETETRYERSDVCALPRAVVVAESVLAPVLANAFLEKFGGDSIEDIEANVKAATQ
- a CDS encoding tetratricopeptide repeat protein encodes the protein MSSRISTLAQKVKDHPDDSFYKFALALEMLKIGETSKARVLFEAIRNSDPDYVGVYYHLAKLYEGLDENKKALDTYKEGIKVAEAQNDNHTKSELSGALLNLEIEMDEQS
- a CDS encoding MlaE family ABC transporter permease; the encoded protein is MISNFPGAAGLRQFGQYAKLLYQALRSSTEFSTYRNNLFQEFVKVGYESIPIIFLVGIFTGAVLTLQTAYQLDTDIYPSSIIGSIVAQSIVIELAAVISALVLAGKVGARISTELGTMRVSEQIDALESMGFNSVSFLVVPRILAGLLMFPVLYVTAAVFGIIGGVTAGALDGILPAAEFMEGARAFFFESDIIFGLLKSVVFGFVITSISCFKGYFAFGGAEGVGTATTQATVLSCIFVLLADFALAAILL
- a CDS encoding potassium channel family protein; this translates as MKGFYSYSVENPALFRIGIASVIMMMIFVIGSTGYHYLEQMSWFDGFYMTFITISTIGFTEIKNLSVDGRIFTVVIFVMGIGVISYIASQTTQLLFESELFFERAMKKQLQKMENHYIICGYGRIGHRIAKDLSEADLPLVIVENRNSSIEKIKEDRLTYVEGDAQDEESLIEAGIMRAKGLICTLSSDQDNVFTTLLARELRPDIFILVRTNEKKNRRKILRAGADKVISPYDIGADRMANVILRPNVDQFIDKMTRGDLQDHTFEEVLISEDSELAGKSLVEVNVRNKYAVLIVAILSEDGSINFNPGSDSVINSGDSMIILGDPGKIQKFRTEVCKDNRTLSERAEQIQ
- the porQ gene encoding type IX secretion system protein PorQ, with product MRFLLTVLVFLVGAQGTVAQSNTSSVFRFLDVPPTARTAALGGNHAGLFNADFSLIHINPAYLNNDASGSISASYLNFFSDANMGFTSGAYKFENIGTFAAGIRFVGYGEFDRLDEDGNDLGNFNANDIALTGAYSMPIAKNITAGAGIDFIHSSYASYKSSAVAFSGGFFYQDTASHFSAGISIRNLGGQLTAYADDREPLPLDVSVGFTKKPEAFPFQLSLTFKKLNDWDLRVFGETGQPSFVDNVFRHVIFGGETYFGENVTVRLGYDHYLHEQTQTGQDFDLAGIAFGVGINIKSIVIDLSRNSYSRLGGVTRISLKTDLD